From Hemitrygon akajei chromosome 15, sHemAka1.3, whole genome shotgun sequence:
TAGATGGCGTTCTCTCTCGTTAAAACGGGGTTCTTTTAAAGCTGCAACAAGTAGTGACTGCGTTCTGTATAAACAGCTCTTGGGAAGCCGAGAGCTCCCTCGTATACAagcaccactctctctctctcgctcgctcgctctctctctctctgaagaaACCAGTAAGGTGTTCAGCgaggaatctctctctctcatttgacTCAATGCATTTGTAGAGGGATCCCCGTACACTCATCCATCGCGATACACCGAGAGAAGGAACCGATCGGGAGAATCTACCCGTAAAGGTTTAGATTTATTTCTGGAAAACGAggtggatttttatttttttttacgaaTGAATAACACAATGCGTAAACTGAGGGAAGAAACAATTTAACGGCACCGAGCTCCTGAAGTCTCTAACCAGTGGAATGCGGTAAAACAAGATTCAGTCTCATATAATCACGTGTTGCTAGTCCgttttttaaagatttttttcaaAAGAACTTGTTAGCCTAATTTTATTTAATGTGAACCCAGATCGCTCGCATGTTTAATGTGCATgcgatttgtgtgtgtgtgtggcttgttTTGATCTGCTTTTGGTTCTGTCCGAAGAGTTTGTTTATTAAAAACAAGTGTGGACGTTGACTGGGTTGAATCatttacacactcacacacacctcaCCCCGATTACACGGAGCTGAGTTAGTTAAGGCTTGTGACGCGCAGGGCGGGCGAGGCAAAAAAAAATGCGAGACTGATTCGGTTTCACTGGGAGGAGTGAAtgcgagggagggagagaaggagagagagagggtggaagagaaagagagagagagggtggaagagaaacagagagaaagCGAGCGGACAGCGCCaagcacagagagagaaaaaaaaacaagcaaaactcCCAGACCCAATGCTGCAGGCTTTCGCTTTgctactgacccactctctcgcCGAGGTAAGGGACGTTGCAATAGAGAGCCTTTTAAAAAAATTGGGTTGCTTCTTTggataaattatattaatttcaGGGACCCTGTGTTACGTGTGTTTTAAGAGTGAAAATGCACCTGTGTTTGATTAGCAAGACTGGAGGTGCATTTAAATCGGGTCTCTGCTAAAATCCGAAGCTTGGCTTTAGAGCGGCTGAGTACGCGCAGTGTTTAATATCGGAAGATCGGACTTGGTGAAAAAAAAATACATAGCTTGGTTGGAAAACCTCGGTCATTTTAAAAGAGGGAATCCGCTTCTGATTTAATAAGGACCGGATCGGGAGGAGTATCTCAGATTCCCACTGATTTTATTATAATGTCTGCGCAGCTCGCTCCGTGAATGCAAGGCGTAATGTTAGCGTgggattttgtgttaaaaatgATTACAATCTATCTCCCCTACTTCCTCATTCCCATCGCCCGGCATTGCAACAGCGAGGCAATATCTCATTTTCCCTCTGCCACTGTGTGTACTCACACCGGGACTACAGCTTTAcgcgttttctctctctcttccattcTTCCGTCTCCCCCTCTCGCGTTCCTACTTTCCCCACCCCATACAGTCCTGGTTTCCCCACCCCATACAGTCCTGGGAGATGTTAATCCCTTGCCGCCCTCCCCGAAATTGCCAGCGATGGTTTCTGCCCGCTCTGCTGTAAGCGCACCCGCAGCCTCCCCGGCGTTTGCAAGCAGAGGGCTTTCTGAAATGGATTTGTTTCAGTGAATGAGATTTTCTCAGCCGGGTCCGAAGCTTGTTGTAGAACGCGGGAgtctcagcttctttcctcacTGGTCCACTTTAAGAGCCAGGCATTGCTGGAGCCTTTGCGTTCGCTGTTGAAATGGAGTGCTTTCGGAGCCGCATGGAACTCggtgtattctcttcaaataaGTTGCATTGCAGGATTGATGTGAGCGATTAATTCTTGTTATAACACAACATTTACAGGATGTAATATATAGTTCTGTTGATATTTTCAGCTGAATTTGTGAATTtgcttttatttattgtttttctttttaaatctcttTCCATCCCAACCATCACTCCTTTTCCTATACCTcaccctcccactctctccatctccctccctctttaCTCCCCTATTactccccttcctctccctttccctcaacccaccccctcccaccaTCCCTCCAACTTCACAGCTGGCAGCGCACTTGTTGACGCCGATGGCTCGGCCGCTCGCCCCCTCCCTTCGCGGCTTGCTGCTCCTGTTGCCCCTGCTCGTCGCCCTGTACCCGGTCCCCGGCTGCGTGGCGCAGGGCTCGGTGAAGTTCACCTTCCCGGAGGAGCAGCCGCCCAACACGCTGATCGGTAACCCGGGCGAGACACTGGGTCTGGAGCGAGAGAACCGGCTATTCAAGTTGGAAACGGGCCAGCCTTACCTCCGGGTGGACGAGACGGGAGGCAACCTGTACACCACCGAGACCCCCATCGACCGCGAGCAGATGATGTGCGAGAGCCCCACCGAGTGCCAGCTCGAGTTCGAGATCTCGGTCACCGACACCATGTACAACGCTGCCACAGTGCTCGTGGAAGGCAAGATTTCGGTGCAGGACATTAACGACAACACTCCCACGTTCAGCTCCCCGGTCATCTCCATCTCCATTCCGGAACACACACCTCCGGGAACTCTGGTCAATATCCCCACGGCCAGCGACCGCGACGCCGGCACTAACGGAGTCGCCGGCTACGAACTGTTAGGCAACGAGGGACAGGGTCTGTTTAGCCTACAGGTGGCCGAGGAACATGGCGAAAAGTTGCCTCAGCTGATCGTCACCGGCTCGCTGGACAGGGAGCAACGGGACACTTACGATTTGACTGTGCGGGTGGTAGACGGGGGTCAGCCCCCCCGGAGCAGTACTTCGGTGTTGCGGGTCACCGTGCTGGACATTAACGACAACGCGCCCCACTTCGAAAGGTACGCCTACCAAGGCACGGTGGAGGAGAACAGCCCCGCCGGTACCTCCATCCTGCAGGTGAGAGCTACCGATGTTGACATGGGAGAGAACTCCCGCATCGAGTACACGTTCGCCCAGGCGGCGGATAATGCCCGCCGCCTACTCCGCCTGGACAAGAACACCGGCTGGATCACGGTGCAGGGATCGGTGGACCGCGAGCAGTTCAGCCAATTCAGGTTCTATGTGCACGCCCGCGACAAGGGTCCCATACCCAAACAGGACAGGGCGTCGGTGGTGATCACGGTGCGGGACACGAACGATAACGCGCCGGCGATCGACATCCGAGGCATCGGTCTGGTCACTCATCGGGACGGCGTGGCCAGCATTGACGAGGACGCGCCGGTCGACTCCCCCGTGGCTCTCGTCCAAGTGTCGGACCGCGACGAGGGGGAGAACGCGGCGGTGACTTGTATAGTGGCCGGGGACGTCCCTTTCCAGCTGAAACCCGCCAGTGAGTCGAGCAGCGAAAAGAAGAAGAAGTTCTTCCTGCAGACCACCACCGCCCTTGACTACGAGAAGGTGCGCGAGTACCTGATCCAGATCGTGGCAGTGGATTCGGGCAACCCTCCTCTTTCCAGCACCAACACTCTGAAGGTGAAGGTGGTGGATGTGAATGACAACGCGCCCAGCTTCGCGCAGAGCCGCATGCAGGTGGGGATCTTGGAGAATAACCGGCCCCCGACCTCCCTGCTGCGTGTGGAGGCCACGGACGCCGACAGCGGAAGCAATGCCGAGCTACTCTACTCCCTATATCCCGACCCGACCATCCAGAACTTGTTCCAGATTAACCCGGACACGGGCGAGGTGAGAGCCATCTCGGTGCTGGACCGCGAGCTGAGGGAGCGCTACGAGTTCAAAGTCGCCGCCGCCGACAAGGGGACCCCTAGTCTGAAGGGGACAGCCACCGTTGTGGTCAATGTGCTGGACGAGAACGACAACGATCCCCGGTTCATGCTTAACGCCTACAACTTTTCGGTGCGGGAGAACTTGCCCCCGTCCAGTCCAGTGGGCATGGTGACGGTGACGGACCTGGACAAGGAGGCGAATGCGCGGTTCACCCTGTTCGTAGAACCGGATAATGGCGAGTTTGAGATCCAGAACGGCACGGGTACCATACTCTCTCGGGTCTCCTTCGACCGGGAGCGCCAGAGCACCTACACTTTCCAGCTGAAGGCAATAGACGGCGGAATGCCCCCCAGGTCAGCCTATGTCAGTGTTATCATTAATGTTTTGGATGAAAACGACAACACACCCTTCATCACCCAACCATCCAATTCCTCCTTCCAACACATCAGTCCTCTCACCCCCATTGGCACACTAGTGGAACGAGTCAAAGCCGAAGACATGGACATTGGCCCCAATGCTAACTTGACTTATGAGATCGTTGGAGGTAACCCCTTTGACCTGTTCCGCATCTCCGCTGTCGGGAACGTGACCCTGGAGAAGGAACTCATGCGCAGGCACTACGGGTTGCACCGGCTTGTGGTCCAGGTGAGGGATGGGGGCACGCCAGCCCGCTTCGCCACCGCTTTGGTTCACTTGTATGTCAACGACACCATGGCCAACGTTAGCCTGGTGGAAGCTCTGGTGGGCCACAGCCTCAACACCCCGTTGAACGTAGACATCGCCGGAGACCCCGAGTACGAGAAGAGCAAGCAACGGAGCAACGTCCTGTTCGGAGTGATCGCTGGGATTATCGCAGTCACGCTGGTGATCGTGGTGGTGGTCCTGATCCGCTACTGTAGGCAGAAGGAAGCCAAGAGTGGATACCAGGCCGGCAAAAAGGAAACCAAGGATTTGTACACACCCAAACAGACCAGTAAAAATACCAAGCACAAAGTTAAGAAAAGCAAGCCGTCCaaaccctccaaacctctggaCGTCGAGGAGAGCGGCGCCCAGAGGGGATTACAATTCAACTTGATCAACGAATCGAGCACTGACAGTCCACGGATTCACCTGCCACTGAACTGTAACCCGGGTAGCCCCGACCTAGGGAGACACTACAGGTCgaactctcctctcccttccatcCAGCTACACCCGCAGTCCCCGACTGCGGGGAAAAAGCACCAAGTCGTACAAGACCTGCCCGCAGCCAACACCTTCGTCGGGACTGGGGACAGCAACTCTACTGGCTCGGACCAGTACTCAGATTACAGCTACAAGACCAATCCGCCCAAGTACAACAAACAGGTAGGCAGCCTTGTGTGTGCCTCTGGCGTCCCTTCAAACATGAACGAAACCTGGCGGGAGGGGGGCGAGTTTGACTAATGTTTAAGCATAACGTGTAAGTCTCTTACTGTGTCATTAATGTGGATAACTTAAAATCTGCGTGCGATTTGTATTTTTAAGATTATTTCAAGCCTTTTCATGATTGCACTGTAATGCAATGTTAAAAAGCTCAAACGGTGTAGAGTAGTGCGTTCTCAGAAAGCAGGGGCGTACGCTAGGATGGAACCACCCCTCTCAATATTCCGCCGGAAAACCGGTACAGCCCTAGGTGGTTCGTACGTGCACACGTCCGGCCCATAACATTACAGATTGTTGCGTGCCCCTCCAAGAGCCGGCAGATTTAAATTCCGACTCACGCCCCTGCTTTCGAGCGCGTCACGCATTCTTATTGAAACGTACGGTATTCAGTCTGGGATTGCTTTGCCTCGTTAGTGAGATGACTTATCCCCAATAATAACCATTATGATTCGAATTGGTCTGATGTCAGCATCTTTTCAAGAACTCGTGGTTTAGAAATGAACTTAGGCAGTTCGGTTATTCTGTATTTATTTCTGTCTTTAGCGTCTGCTCATTCGCAGATCTGTGCGCCAGTTCTGTGTATTTTTTTTCAATTGAGTGTCTTTGCAGAACCGCTTTCCCCTTTAAAGGAGCCTTGATTGAGAAAAAAACGTTGAAAtgcttgtttacttttttttatgGGGCGATATTTTTCTGGCCATCCACTTGTGGAGTTTTAGCTGCAAGCAGACAATGGTATCAACACTTGCTTAAAAAATAGTATTTAGCTGATTAGTTAATTTGATTCCGTGGGTAAGAATTCGGTAGCACTTCAGATTCAATCGAAATAACTGGCTTATTTGAAATTATGTCTTATTTCTTTGCAAAGGATAGCATTTCTTGACTGCCttattttactttgaaatttccTTCTGGTGCTGTTacagctcagttttgcattcaCGGTGCGTTATTTATCACATAACATAGACACTCAGCCACAGTACTAAATTATGCTTTCATTAGTTTATAACCCTTTCCGCAATAAATGTATAATGTAGTATCTGAATTTGGAACCTTGCCTATGCCAATCAGATTGGCTTGTTACTTGTGTTGTTTGCTACATATTAAGTGTGTGTACTGTCAGTACTGATCCATTAGCTAGGGGTTATTGTATATGCTGGACAATTGCCAGGTGTTATATCTGTGGAGAAATCTCTGTCatactcactttctctctctattTCTCATTCTCTCGTTTTCTCCCTGCTTTCCTtctttctctcttacacactAACTTCCactctcacacaaaaacacaccaacagtcctgaagaagggtcttgcctgaaactttgactgtttactctattcaccgatgctgcctgatgtgctgagttcctccagcattttgtgggttgcTATCAGTCTTctgtctttctctcactctctctcactctctctctctctctctctcatacacatgcacacacatatacactGTCTTTATATCTATCTtaagcaaaagaaaacaaactgctagaggagctcagcaggtcagtcagcatctttggagagaaatGGATAGTTCAGGTTTTGGGTCTATCAGTCTGTGTCTCTGCCATTTTGTGCTTCCCCATTATCTCTCTCGATCTCCCATCTTTAATTATGAATTGCTTTCAGTACTTAATGTACAATTGAATTTCATAGTCTCCATCTATTGTGCGGAGCTGATCATTTTTCTTATGAATCAGAAAATAAAGTGTGTTTGTTCATACGGCACTGAATCATATTAGAAATTGTGTTGAACGGGAAGCAAAATTGTGTCTAtaggaaataaaaacaaaaaaactcTGGGAATAATGTGTGGGTCCAGTAGTATCTGTCCAGAGAGAGATTGAGTTAATATTTCAAATTGAAGTCTGCTGACTAGAACTAAGTCAGAGAGGAAACTAGTTCCAATTTGAAGGATGGGAGAGTGATGGAGAAGTCAAATAGAATATCATTAGTAAGGCATACTATCATAAATATGTCAGTTGTCCCAGCCATCTCTCTCACATtccctctgcaacttaaaactatcTTGTTTTCCTTCTTTgacagttctgatgaagtgtccTAGACCTGAAAGATTTACTCAATTTCTCTTTacaaagatgctgtctgatctgttgCATTTCCTTTTCTTTATGTTTTACTTAAGATTTCTACCATGTCTTTATGTTAATTTACATTTCTTGTATTAACATGAACACCTGTCTTGATTCCAAGATCTTCCCAAAGTATATTGCAGTTATTGAAGTATCTAAGAAATTTAGTCACCATGCAAATATGGCAATTAATTTACACCCAAAGTCATGGCAACATTAGTGATGCCACAGTTTGATGGGCTACAAATTGGCCAGGACAATTAGGAGAACTGGAGCTCCATTTAGGTGTCATGGGATCATTGATTTAGTTAACAGAGTGTCTGAGAGTGCACCAAGTATCTCAGCATTGTGATGGAAAGATTAGCTTTCAGAGCAGAACTTGAAATCAACTACTTCAGAGTGTGGTTGTCTCTAACTGTGTGGCACGTTGATAGGTGTTGATGGAGCCTTAGAGTTTCAGTAACCTGGGTTTGAGTCTGACCCTGCTCGCTTTGTGGAGTTTTTACCTTCTACTTGTGGGCAGATGGGTTACTCCCCCCTCCGGGCAGTCCAGTTTCCTAGACTATCCCAAAAGTGGTCATTTTAATCGGTTAATTGACCACTAATTCATTCCTGGTGCAGTGAATGGTAGACTCTGTGAAAGGCATGTGGAGAGAATAAAGCGGGATTGTGGGATTGGTGTAAAATCTGGATGGTCAGCATGAGTTcaatgaaggacctgtttcttctATACGTTTGGGGTGGCATACAGCTTAAAACCTATAGTGTACAAAATATTGCCGAGAAATTTCATGAAGTAAAGTCAGGTACGTTTACAAGTCAAGTTAAGctaagtttattatcattcaactatATACAATACACCATCTAGACAAGGCAACGTTTCTCTAAACCAGAGTTTAAAGAACTGTAGTATGCACAACATGAATAACAcataataacttatgaaagtaagttgaaatctacagatggattatacataaataaataaactgcagtgcataaattaaatatggtAAGGTACAAGCCAGATTAACCAATGACACTCTGAGTGTGATGCTGCAGGGTGTTCTGAAGCTTAAAAGCCTGAAGTAAGAAAgtatttcccatcctgaccattcttgttcaTTCCAGGATACGCTggagtcaaagaggatgctggatgcatGGGTGGGATCTTTAATAATGCTAAGGGCCTTgcatatgcagcactcctgataaatgtccccgatggatgctAGGGAgaccctatgatcctctcagccattcaTAATAAATTGAG
This genomic window contains:
- the LOC140739251 gene encoding protocadherin-1-like isoform X6, with product MRGRERRRERGWKRKRERGWKRNREKASGQRQAQREKKKQAKLPDPMLQAFALLLTHSLAELAAHLLTPMARPLAPSLRGLLLLLPLLVALYPVPGCVAQGSVKFTFPEEQPPNTLIGNPGETLGLERENRLFKLETGQPYLRVDETGGNLYTTETPIDREQMMCESPTECQLEFEISVTDTMYNAATVLVEGKISVQDINDNTPTFSSPVISISIPEHTPPGTLVNIPTASDRDAGTNGVAGYELLGNEGQGLFSLQVAEEHGEKLPQLIVTGSLDREQRDTYDLTVRVVDGGQPPRSSTSVLRVTVLDINDNAPHFERYAYQGTVEENSPAGTSILQVRATDVDMGENSRIEYTFAQAADNARRLLRLDKNTGWITVQGSVDREQFSQFRFYVHARDKGPIPKQDRASVVITVRDTNDNAPAIDIRGIGLVTHRDGVASIDEDAPVDSPVALVQVSDRDEGENAAVTCIVAGDVPFQLKPASESSSEKKKKFFLQTTTALDYEKVREYLIQIVAVDSGNPPLSSTNTLKVKVVDVNDNAPSFAQSRMQVGILENNRPPTSLLRVEATDADSGSNAELLYSLYPDPTIQNLFQINPDTGEVRAISVLDRELRERYEFKVAAADKGTPSLKGTATVVVNVLDENDNDPRFMLNAYNFSVRENLPPSSPVGMVTVTDLDKEANARFTLFVEPDNGEFEIQNGTGTILSRVSFDRERQSTYTFQLKAIDGGMPPRSAYVSVIINVLDENDNTPFITQPSNSSFQHISPLTPIGTLVERVKAEDMDIGPNANLTYEIVGGNPFDLFRISAVGNVTLEKELMRRHYGLHRLVVQVRDGGTPARFATALVHLYVNDTMANVSLVEALVGHSLNTPLNVDIAGDPEYEKSKQRSNVLFGVIAGIIAVTLVIVVVVLIRYCRQKEAKSGYQAGKKETKDLYTPKQTSKNTKHKVKKSKPSKPSKPLDVEESGAQRGLQFNLINESSTDSPRIHLPLNCNPGSPDLGRHYRSNSPLPSIQLHPQSPTAGKKHQVVQDLPAANTFVGTGDSNSTGSDQYSDYSYKTNPPKYNKQDLKKRQRVAESASPISGTTLLTINNIFERRCLKEAASMIKDLHYPGYALFPSLPLGQRYRSLKICTQ
- the LOC140739251 gene encoding protocadherin-1-like isoform X7; this translates as MRGRERRRERGWKRKRERGWKRNREKASGQRQAQREKKKQAKLPDPMLQAFALLLTHSLAELAAHLLTPMARPLAPSLRGLLLLLPLLVALYPVPGCVAQGSVKFTFPEEQPPNTLIGNPGETLGLERENRLFKLETGQPYLRVDETGGNLYTTETPIDREQMMCESPTECQLEFEISVTDTMYNAATVLVEGKISVQDINDNTPTFSSPVISISIPEHTPPGTLVNIPTASDRDAGTNGVAGYELLGNEGQGLFSLQVAEEHGEKLPQLIVTGSLDREQRDTYDLTVRVVDGGQPPRSSTSVLRVTVLDINDNAPHFERYAYQGTVEENSPAGTSILQVRATDVDMGENSRIEYTFAQAADNARRLLRLDKNTGWITVQGSVDREQFSQFRFYVHARDKGPIPKQDRASVVITVRDTNDNAPAIDIRGIGLVTHRDGVASIDEDAPVDSPVALVQVSDRDEGENAAVTCIVAGDVPFQLKPASESSSEKKKKFFLQTTTALDYEKVREYLIQIVAVDSGNPPLSSTNTLKVKVVDVNDNAPSFAQSRMQVGILENNRPPTSLLRVEATDADSGSNAELLYSLYPDPTIQNLFQINPDTGEVRAISVLDRELRERYEFKVAAADKGTPSLKGTATVVVNVLDENDNDPRFMLNAYNFSVRENLPPSSPVGMVTVTDLDKEANARFTLFVEPDNGEFEIQNGTGTILSRVSFDRERQSTYTFQLKAIDGGMPPRSAYVSVIINVLDENDNTPFITQPSNSSFQHISPLTPIGTLVERVKAEDMDIGPNANLTYEIVGGNPFDLFRISAVGNVTLEKELMRRHYGLHRLVVQVRDGGTPARFATALVHLYVNDTMANVSLVEALVGHSLNTPLNVDIAGDPEYEKSKQRSNVLFGVIAGIIAVTLVIVVVVLIRYCRQKEAKSGYQAGKKETKDLYTPKQTSKNTKHKVKKSKPSKPSKPLDVEESGAQRGLQFNLINESSTDSPRIHLPLNCNPGSPDLGRHYRSNSPLPSIQLHPQSPTAGKKHQVVQDLPAANTFVGTGDSNSTGSDQYSDYSYKTNPPKYNKQMLLNPQSSSSRLLAAPDSTIMGIPSPEGLQWFKKVAPHHFHRGN
- the LOC140739251 gene encoding protocadherin-1-like isoform X4, which codes for MRGRERRRERGWKRKRERGWKRNREKASGQRQAQREKKKQAKLPDPMLQAFALLLTHSLAELAAHLLTPMARPLAPSLRGLLLLLPLLVALYPVPGCVAQGSVKFTFPEEQPPNTLIGNPGETLGLERENRLFKLETGQPYLRVDETGGNLYTTETPIDREQMMCESPTECQLEFEISVTDTMYNAATVLVEGKISVQDINDNTPTFSSPVISISIPEHTPPGTLVNIPTASDRDAGTNGVAGYELLGNEGQGLFSLQVAEEHGEKLPQLIVTGSLDREQRDTYDLTVRVVDGGQPPRSSTSVLRVTVLDINDNAPHFERYAYQGTVEENSPAGTSILQVRATDVDMGENSRIEYTFAQAADNARRLLRLDKNTGWITVQGSVDREQFSQFRFYVHARDKGPIPKQDRASVVITVRDTNDNAPAIDIRGIGLVTHRDGVASIDEDAPVDSPVALVQVSDRDEGENAAVTCIVAGDVPFQLKPASESSSEKKKKFFLQTTTALDYEKVREYLIQIVAVDSGNPPLSSTNTLKVKVVDVNDNAPSFAQSRMQVGILENNRPPTSLLRVEATDADSGSNAELLYSLYPDPTIQNLFQINPDTGEVRAISVLDRELRERYEFKVAAADKGTPSLKGTATVVVNVLDENDNDPRFMLNAYNFSVRENLPPSSPVGMVTVTDLDKEANARFTLFVEPDNGEFEIQNGTGTILSRVSFDRERQSTYTFQLKAIDGGMPPRSAYVSVIINVLDENDNTPFITQPSNSSFQHISPLTPIGTLVERVKAEDMDIGPNANLTYEIVGGNPFDLFRISAVGNVTLEKELMRRHYGLHRLVVQVRDGGTPARFATALVHLYVNDTMANVSLVEALVGHSLNTPLNVDIAGDPEYEKSKQRSNVLFGVIAGIIAVTLVIVVVVLIRYCRQKEAKSGYQAGKKETKDLYTPKQTSKNTKHKVKKSKPSKPSKPLDVEESGAQRGLQFNLINESSTDSPRIHLPLNCNPGSPDLGRHYRSNSPLPSIQLHPQSPTAGKKHQVVQDLPAANTFVGTGDSNSTGSDQYSDYSYKTNPPKYNKQLPHRRVTFSTANQSQDLQDPSQHSYYDSGLEESETPSSKSSSGPRLGPLALPEDHYERTTPDGSIGEMEHPENDFCFFCLMGEDRR
- the LOC140739251 gene encoding protocadherin-1-like isoform X5, yielding MRGRERRRERGWKRKRERGWKRNREKASGQRQAQREKKKQAKLPDPMLQAFALLLTHSLAELAAHLLTPMARPLAPSLRGLLLLLPLLVALYPVPGCVAQGSVKFTFPEEQPPNTLIGNPGETLGLERENRLFKLETGQPYLRVDETGGNLYTTETPIDREQMMCESPTECQLEFEISVTDTMYNAATVLVEGKISVQDINDNTPTFSSPVISISIPEHTPPGTLVNIPTASDRDAGTNGVAGYELLGNEGQGLFSLQVAEEHGEKLPQLIVTGSLDREQRDTYDLTVRVVDGGQPPRSSTSVLRVTVLDINDNAPHFERYAYQGTVEENSPAGTSILQVRATDVDMGENSRIEYTFAQAADNARRLLRLDKNTGWITVQGSVDREQFSQFRFYVHARDKGPIPKQDRASVVITVRDTNDNAPAIDIRGIGLVTHRDGVASIDEDAPVDSPVALVQVSDRDEGENAAVTCIVAGDVPFQLKPASESSSEKKKKFFLQTTTALDYEKVREYLIQIVAVDSGNPPLSSTNTLKVKVVDVNDNAPSFAQSRMQVGILENNRPPTSLLRVEATDADSGSNAELLYSLYPDPTIQNLFQINPDTGEVRAISVLDRELRERYEFKVAAADKGTPSLKGTATVVVNVLDENDNDPRFMLNAYNFSVRENLPPSSPVGMVTVTDLDKEANARFTLFVEPDNGEFEIQNGTGTILSRVSFDRERQSTYTFQLKAIDGGMPPRSAYVSVIINVLDENDNTPFITQPSNSSFQHISPLTPIGTLVERVKAEDMDIGPNANLTYEIVGGNPFDLFRISAVGNVTLEKELMRRHYGLHRLVVQVRDGGTPARFATALVHLYVNDTMANVSLVEALVGHSLNTPLNVDIAGDPEYEKSKQRSNVLFGVIAGIIAVTLVIVVVVLIRYCRQKEAKSGYQAGKKETKDLYTPKQTSKNTKHKVKKSKPSKPSKPLDVEESGAQRGLQFNLINESSTDSPRIHLPLNCNPGSPDLGRHYRSNSPLPSIQLHPQSPTAGKKHQVVQDLPAANTFVGTGDSNSTGSDQYSDYSYKTNPPKYNKQKYTLTLFAALFSGNANLWNNVENNENWKEGKGKKERKKERKKERKKERKKERKKEREREKEKERKADRKEGSFRIEE
- the LOC140739251 gene encoding protocadherin-1-like isoform X8; amino-acid sequence: MRGRERRRERGWKRKRERGWKRNREKASGQRQAQREKKKQAKLPDPMLQAFALLLTHSLAELAAHLLTPMARPLAPSLRGLLLLLPLLVALYPVPGCVAQGSVKFTFPEEQPPNTLIGNPGETLGLERENRLFKLETGQPYLRVDETGGNLYTTETPIDREQMMCESPTECQLEFEISVTDTMYNAATVLVEGKISVQDINDNTPTFSSPVISISIPEHTPPGTLVNIPTASDRDAGTNGVAGYELLGNEGQGLFSLQVAEEHGEKLPQLIVTGSLDREQRDTYDLTVRVVDGGQPPRSSTSVLRVTVLDINDNAPHFERYAYQGTVEENSPAGTSILQVRATDVDMGENSRIEYTFAQAADNARRLLRLDKNTGWITVQGSVDREQFSQFRFYVHARDKGPIPKQDRASVVITVRDTNDNAPAIDIRGIGLVTHRDGVASIDEDAPVDSPVALVQVSDRDEGENAAVTCIVAGDVPFQLKPASESSSEKKKKFFLQTTTALDYEKVREYLIQIVAVDSGNPPLSSTNTLKVKVVDVNDNAPSFAQSRMQVGILENNRPPTSLLRVEATDADSGSNAELLYSLYPDPTIQNLFQINPDTGEVRAISVLDRELRERYEFKVAAADKGTPSLKGTATVVVNVLDENDNDPRFMLNAYNFSVRENLPPSSPVGMVTVTDLDKEANARFTLFVEPDNGEFEIQNGTGTILSRVSFDRERQSTYTFQLKAIDGGMPPRSAYVSVIINVLDENDNTPFITQPSNSSFQHISPLTPIGTLVERVKAEDMDIGPNANLTYEIVGGNPFDLFRISAVGNVTLEKELMRRHYGLHRLVVQVRDGGTPARFATALVHLYVNDTMANVSLVEALVGHSLNTPLNVDIAGDPEYEKSKQRSNVLFGVIAGIIAVTLVIVVVVLIRYCRQKEAKSGYQAGKKETKDLYTPKQTSKNTKHKVKKSKPSKPSKPLDVEESGAQRGLQFNLINESSTDSPRIHLPLNCNPGSPDLGRHYRSNSPLPSIQLHPQSPTAGKKHQVVQDLPAANTFVGTGDSNSTGSDQYSDYSYKTNPPKYNKQEVRRFLTTSEV